CAGCGCATTGTCATCGCCATTGCGCTGGCCTGCAATCCTTCGCTGCTGCTGGCCGACGAGCCGACGACGGCGCTGGATGTGACGATCCAGGAACAGGTGCTGCACCTCATCGAAACGCTCAAGAAGCGTTTCGGCACGTCGTTGGTGCTGATCACCCATGATCTTGGCGTTGTGGCCGAAGTCTGCGATCGAGTGGGCATTGTCTACGCCGGAAACATCGTGGAGTACGGCACGCTGGAGCATATCTACAACCATACGTCGCATCCCTATACGCAGGGACTGTTCGGCTCGATCCCCAACTTCGACAAAAAAGTTCGCCGCCTCAAACCGATCGCCGGTCTGATGCCCGACCCCGCCAACCTGCCCGACGGATGCGTATTCGCCGCCCGTTGTCCGGAGGCGAGGGAATCCTGCCGTCACGGCGTCATTTCCAACGTGGAGATCGCCCCCGGCCATTTCGTGCGTTGCCTGAACTTTGCGGGCAGAGGGGAGTAGCCATGTCTGCGATCCTTGAAGTCGTCGATCTGAGAAAGTATTTCGAGACGCCCCGCGGTCTGCTGCACGCCGTGGACGGCGTGTCCTTTGCCATCGAACGGGGCAAGACTCTCGGCGTCGTGGGCGAATCGGGCTGCGGCAAATCCACGTTGGGGCGTACCGTGATCCATTTGCAGGAACCGACATCCGGCACGATCGTCTTTGAAGGGCGGGACATCAGCCGCGTTGACGAACATCGGCTCAAAGATCTGCGCGAAGACATGCAGATGATTTTTCAGGATCCCTTTTCGTCGTTGAACCCGCGCATGTCCGTCGGCCAGCTGATCGCCGAGCCTCTGCTGATCTATAAGAAACACGGAACTGAGCGCGAACTGGCGCGTCACGTCGCCCGACTGATGGATACCGTCGGCCTGGCGCGCCGTCTGGCGAACTCGTATCCCCACGAGCTCGACGGCGGACGCCGGCAGCGCATCGGAGTCGCCCGCGCCCTGGCGCTGGAACCGAAGTTCATCGTCTGCGACGAGCCCGTGTCGGCGTTGGACGTGTCCATTCAGGCGCAGATCATCAACCTGATGCAGGATCTTCAGGAAGCCATGAACCTCACCTATATGTTCATCACCCACGACATGTCGGTGGTCCGCCATGTTTCCGACGATATCATGGTCATGTATCTGGGCAGCATGGTGGAGTTTGCCGATTCGGAAGAAATGTTCAACGTCCGTCTGCATCCCTACACGCAGGCCTTGCTGGCCGCCGTCCCCATACCGGTGATCGGAGCGAAGAAGGAGCGCTCGTTGCTGAAAGGCGAGATCACCTCGCCTGTCGGGCTCGGCGACGGATGTCGTTTTGCGAAACGCTGTCCTCATGCCGAGGATCGCTGCTTTCGGGAAACGCCCAGGCTCGACGAGCTCCGCCCGCGCCACTTTGTCGCCTGCCACCGGGCGCGGCAAATC
This sequence is a window from Pyramidobacter sp. YE332. Protein-coding genes within it:
- a CDS encoding ABC transporter ATP-binding protein; this encodes MSENDKNLLEVRDLTIHYFVDKTVVKAVNGISFALAQGESLGLVGETGAGKTTTALGIMRLVPNPPGRIVGGSILYKGEDLCKKSEEEMRKIRGHEISMIFQDPMTALNPVLTVGDQIAEVIGLHRKIARKEALRKAMEMMEMVGIEGGRCHEYPHQFSGGMQQRIVIAIALACNPSLLLADEPTTALDVTIQEQVLHLIETLKKRFGTSLVLITHDLGVVAEVCDRVGIVYAGNIVEYGTLEHIYNHTSHPYTQGLFGSIPNFDKKVRRLKPIAGLMPDPANLPDGCVFAARCPEARESCRHGVISNVEIAPGHFVRCLNFAGRGE
- a CDS encoding oligopeptide/dipeptide ABC transporter ATP-binding protein; the protein is MSAILEVVDLRKYFETPRGLLHAVDGVSFAIERGKTLGVVGESGCGKSTLGRTVIHLQEPTSGTIVFEGRDISRVDEHRLKDLREDMQMIFQDPFSSLNPRMSVGQLIAEPLLIYKKHGTERELARHVARLMDTVGLARRLANSYPHELDGGRRQRIGVARALALEPKFIVCDEPVSALDVSIQAQIINLMQDLQEAMNLTYMFITHDMSVVRHVSDDIMVMYLGSMVEFADSEEMFNVRLHPYTQALLAAVPIPVIGAKKERSLLKGEITSPVGLGDGCRFAKRCPHAEDRCFRETPRLDELRPRHFVACHRARQINRLSLDKRLELRPERLDFS